From a single Lewinella sp. LCG006 genomic region:
- a CDS encoding Omp28-related outer membrane protein has protein sequence MVSWIKSVLVVFTAVLFLPLGVSAQTIVSTSPQNKHAVVEEFGGIYCVYCPHGHQILQSLEEDLGEQLVLINYQTGPYATPIGDDPDLGNDYSALLQEQSQLSGYPAATVNRHVFPGLEQSIPGSTAVGRSNWAEAIGEILPQPAPVNIAAEATLNISTRQLELYIEYYYTGDVAVNTNRLHVAVLQNNVLAPQHGGNAGDYYTHQHLFREFLTGQGGHIITTTSAGTFGSLTYNIDLPVYYRDVWMDPVNIELAIFISNNQQEVLNGVEVVPHLVSDYLSDANLVAVIAPDDTCDPFLSPSIIFRNDGQEVLTSCTVNYGILGGATNSISWSGEVAPLESLTLELDPIATLAGESTNTLYVNLEGPNNYADPTSFNNAREHHFTLAPQVEDSFFQLAIRTDEFGYELYWEVVDESGTILANGGNEVVGETNGGSQIATPSDPGAYSNSTFIIEEFYLPAAGCYELRILDDYGDGLCCYYGNGFYRLRQANGNVLLQGAEFGTLEEKHFTVGSITTYNTLLEDEKAVPRLFPNPLPAGHTLQIVWPDTPPATYEWQLVSVNGAVLEQGDQSRLPQNNQQPAGYYLLQIRYNEQLHTLPFVVQP, from the coding sequence ATGGTTAGTTGGATCAAAAGTGTATTGGTGGTTTTTACAGCTGTACTGTTCCTTCCCTTGGGAGTCAGTGCCCAAACCATTGTTAGTACCAGTCCGCAAAACAAACATGCCGTTGTCGAAGAATTCGGTGGTATTTACTGTGTATACTGCCCACACGGTCATCAGATTCTGCAAAGTTTGGAAGAAGACCTAGGCGAACAGTTGGTGCTCATTAATTACCAAACAGGCCCCTATGCGACCCCCATTGGTGATGATCCTGATTTAGGGAATGACTACAGTGCCTTGTTGCAGGAACAATCACAACTCAGCGGCTATCCTGCTGCTACGGTGAATCGTCATGTTTTTCCTGGCCTAGAGCAGAGTATACCGGGGTCTACAGCTGTTGGAAGGAGCAATTGGGCGGAAGCCATTGGCGAAATTCTTCCCCAGCCAGCCCCCGTAAATATTGCGGCTGAAGCAACGCTGAACATATCTACGCGGCAGCTTGAGCTCTATATAGAATACTACTATACCGGGGATGTTGCCGTCAATACTAATCGTTTGCACGTAGCAGTTTTGCAAAATAATGTTCTCGCTCCTCAGCACGGAGGTAATGCGGGAGATTATTACACCCATCAACATCTTTTCCGAGAGTTTCTGACGGGGCAAGGAGGTCACATTATTACAACTACTTCGGCAGGTACTTTTGGAAGCTTAACTTACAATATTGACCTTCCCGTCTACTATCGCGATGTCTGGATGGATCCTGTCAATATAGAACTGGCTATATTTATTAGCAACAATCAACAAGAGGTACTTAATGGTGTAGAAGTTGTGCCCCACCTGGTTTCTGATTATCTTTCCGATGCAAATTTGGTGGCCGTTATTGCACCCGACGATACCTGTGACCCCTTCCTTAGTCCATCAATTATTTTCAGAAATGATGGGCAGGAAGTACTTACCTCTTGCACCGTGAACTATGGTATACTTGGTGGAGCAACAAACTCCATCAGCTGGTCTGGGGAGGTAGCACCCTTGGAGTCGCTTACTTTGGAGTTGGACCCCATTGCTACACTGGCTGGAGAAAGTACCAATACCCTTTACGTCAACTTAGAGGGGCCTAATAACTATGCTGATCCTACCAGCTTTAACAATGCGCGTGAGCATCACTTTACGTTGGCTCCACAAGTTGAGGATTCTTTTTTTCAATTGGCAATACGTACGGACGAATTCGGGTATGAACTTTACTGGGAGGTTGTAGATGAATCGGGGACGATTCTAGCCAATGGCGGTAATGAAGTCGTGGGCGAAACCAATGGAGGATCGCAAATTGCTACTCCCTCTGATCCCGGAGCATACAGTAATAGTACCTTCATCATTGAGGAGTTTTATCTCCCTGCGGCGGGCTGTTACGAGTTGCGGATTTTAGATGATTATGGAGATGGCCTTTGCTGTTATTATGGCAATGGTTTTTATCGACTTCGGCAGGCCAATGGTAATGTACTCCTACAAGGGGCAGAATTTGGCACTTTAGAAGAAAAGCATTTTACCGTCGGCTCCATTACTACATACAATACCCTGTTGGAGGATGAAAAGGCCGTTCCACGTTTGTTTCCTAACCCTTTGCCAGCAGGGCATACGCTGCAAATTGTGTGGCCAGACACTCCACCAGCTACTTATGAATGGCAACTCGTGTCAGTGAATGGTGCGGTGCTGGAACAAGGTGACCAGTCGCGGTTGCCGCAAAATAACCAACAACCTGCGGGTTATTACCTATTGCAAATTCGCTACAACGAACAATTGCATACTTTGCCCTTTGTTGTGCAGCCTTAG